The stretch of DNA CCGCCATAAAGTTTCCCCCAGCCTGAGCTACCAGTTTTCACCGGATAATCGAATTACGGGTGGCGCTTTCACCTACACTTCTCTCGGCGACCTGATTGACCCTGCCACCGGCCGGGCCTACAATAGCGCCCAGCTGCTTCCGAACTACAACGGGTTTCTGTTTGGCGTGCCAACTACTACCAAAGTAAGTGCCCTGAATTTCTCTCTGCAGAACTCCGTGGAGATGAAAGTGCGCAACAGCAATGACACCACCGGCACTACTCCGTTCAACAAGGTTAGCCTGATAGATGGCTTGGACTTCAATATTGGCTACAACTTTGCCGATACGGCCTTTAACCTGAGCCCATTGGGCATTGTGTTCCGTACGCAGATTGCTCGCAAACTGAACCTGCTGATAAACAGCAACTTCGTCTTCTACCAGCAAGACTCTACGGGCCGCCTGCTCAACAAGTATCTGTGGGAGCAGCAGAAGAAGAAGCTGGCGCGCTTATCTTCGGCTAACCTCACTATCAGCTACCAGTTCAACCCCAGCACCGGCGACCGTAAGTCGGTGATTACACGACCAGTAGCCCCCGCCAATGACCCCATTCTGGGCTCACCTACGCGCATCGACCCCTACGAAGACTACGTAGACTTTGAGATTCCCTGGGACCTCAGCACCAACCTCACGGCTACGTATGCCAACCAGGGCCCTTTGCCTGGGCTGCTGTACCGGCCGCGCAAATCGCCCTACACGGCAGTGAGCCTCAACCTGAACGGCTCGGTGAAGCTGACGGAAACTCTGCGGTTTGGGTTTAGCACCAACTACGACTTCGTTAATAAGAACCCCGCTTTTACCTCACTTGATGTGTTCAAGGATCTGCACTGCTGGCAGATTAATGGCAATTGGCGCCCGTTTGGGCCTACCCGCGGTTACTTTATCACCATTGCGGCTAAGTCGGCGCTGCTTCAAAGCTTAAAGCTGAGCCGCAACCGCACGTTCCTGAACTACTAAGCACCCCGTTCTGCTTTCGGCTGGCTGGTACCTGGCCTACAGTTGCGCCCAAAAGCTAGGCCTGCATGTGAGGCTTGCTGTAACTACTTCGCTGGTTTATTGGTGGGGGCGGTGGCTTACTACGCCAGCCGAGCAGCACCCTAAGGCCAGAATTACCTGGGGTAAGCTCAACGGATGTACGGGCCTTTAGCCGTGGGTTGCAGAAAATTTCTGCAGATTTGGGCCGCCGTTTGCCTTCGGGTGAGTTAGCGCATTTCCTTACTCCTTCAGCCTCTAAGACCCTCTTCCTGTTATGTCTCAGCACAAAGAAGTCAAGCTCGTGACCACGCACCAATTGCTGGCCATGAAGCAGCGCGGCGAGAAAATTTCCATGCTCACGGCCTACGACTTCTCGATGGCACAGATTCTGGACGGTGCCGGCATCGACGTTCTGCTGGTTGGCGACTCCGCTTCCAACGTCATGGCGGGCCACGAAACCACGCTGCCCATCACCCTCGACCAGATGATCTACCACGCGCAGTCGGTGGTGCGGGCTGTGAAGCGGGCCTTTGTGGTGGTTGATATGCCCTTTGGCTCTTACCAGGGCAATTCTTCCGAAGCCCTGCGCTCCGCTATCCGCATCATGAAGGAGTCGGGTGGGCACGGCATTAAGCTGGAGGGCGGCGCCGAGATTAAAGACAGCATTACCCGTATTCTCACGGCGGGCATCCCGGTAATGGGTCACTTGGGCCTTACGCCACAGAGCATTTATAAGTTTGGCACCTACACTGTGCGCGCCAAAGAGGAGGCCGAGGCGCAGAAGCTCATTGAAGATGCGCTGCTACTGCAGGAAATTGGGTGCTTTGCATTGGTGCTTGAGAAAATTCCCTCCTCCTTAGCCAAGCAGGTGGCTGAAAAGCTCACAATTCCCGTAATTGGTATTGGCGCCGGCCCCGACGTGGATGGACAGGTACTGGTTGTGCACGATATGCTGGGCATTACCAAAGAGTTTAAGCCGCGCTTTCTGCGGCGCTACGCTGACCTAGGCGACGTGATGCACGATGCCGTGCAGCGCTACATACAGGACGTGAAGGGCCGCGACTTCCCTACCCCTGACGAGGCGTATTAATACCTATGAGCATTTATCAGTGAGCAATAAACAATTGCCATTGATATA from Hymenobacter taeanensis encodes:
- the panB gene encoding 3-methyl-2-oxobutanoate hydroxymethyltransferase, with the protein product MSQHKEVKLVTTHQLLAMKQRGEKISMLTAYDFSMAQILDGAGIDVLLVGDSASNVMAGHETTLPITLDQMIYHAQSVVRAVKRAFVVVDMPFGSYQGNSSEALRSAIRIMKESGGHGIKLEGGAEIKDSITRILTAGIPVMGHLGLTPQSIYKFGTYTVRAKEEAEAQKLIEDALLLQEIGCFALVLEKIPSSLAKQVAEKLTIPVIGIGAGPDVDGQVLVVHDMLGITKEFKPRFLRRYADLGDVMHDAVQRYIQDVKGRDFPTPDEAY